A stretch of Roseovarius sp. M141 DNA encodes these proteins:
- a CDS encoding DUF2478 domain-containing protein gives MIQVAPLAAVRFDHGDIDAFLTEISETLNVSGLRIRGALQSRGAAGDECHCADMDLTTLQSGRTFRISQPLGNGSRGCRLHPGALAECASFIGAELHAGADLLILNRFGRGESEGRGFRDLIGTAINLGVPVLTAVRPTYADAWTAFGADIACDLPMQRAAVLTWAAQAQEFRHAA, from the coding sequence ATGATTCAAGTTGCTCCGCTCGCCGCCGTTCGGTTTGATCACGGCGATATAGATGCGTTTCTGACCGAAATTTCAGAAACCTTGAACGTGTCTGGCCTGCGGATACGCGGCGCACTGCAAAGCCGTGGTGCCGCCGGTGATGAATGCCATTGCGCAGATATGGACCTCACCACGCTTCAGTCGGGCAGGACGTTCCGCATTTCGCAACCCCTGGGCAACGGATCGCGCGGCTGTCGGCTGCACCCCGGCGCGCTGGCGGAATGTGCATCCTTCATCGGGGCCGAACTGCATGCGGGGGCCGATCTGCTGATCCTCAACCGTTTTGGCCGCGGAGAAAGCGAAGGGCGCGGGTTTCGAGACCTGATTGGCACGGCGATCAATCTGGGCGTTCCGGTTTTGACCGCGGTCCGCCCTACCTATGCGGACGCATGGACGGCCTTCGGTGCAGATATTGCCTGCGACTTGCCGATGCAGCGCGCTGCCGTCTTGACCTGGGCCGCACAAGCGCAGGAGTTCCGCCATGCCGCTTGA
- a CDS encoding pseudoazurin, translated as MAETIEVKMLNKGEAGTMVFEPRFVSAEVGDTVVFIPVDKGHNAESMKDMVPEGQDAFKGKMNKEVSVELTTDGMIGVECKPHLAMGMVMVIQVGGAEVPEGFLDAKMPKKAKEAFEEILADGPQS; from the coding sequence TTGGCTGAAACCATTGAGGTCAAGATGCTCAACAAGGGCGAGGCCGGAACCATGGTGTTCGAGCCGCGCTTTGTTTCGGCTGAAGTTGGCGACACCGTCGTCTTCATACCGGTCGACAAGGGCCACAATGCCGAATCGATGAAAGACATGGTCCCCGAAGGCCAGGATGCGTTCAAAGGCAAAATGAACAAGGAAGTGTCAGTTGAATTGACCACGGATGGCATGATCGGTGTGGAATGCAAACCGCACTTGGCGATGGGTATGGTGATGGTCATTCAGGTCGGGGGCGCCGAGGTGCCTGAAGGTTTCCTTGACGCGAAGATGCCGAAGAAGGCGAAAGAAGCCTTTGAGGAAATCCTGGCCGATGGGCCGCAAAGCTGA
- a CDS encoding carboxymuconolactone decarboxylase family protein encodes MSREKDRDLPSAAGDLAKQHPAIWAAYADLGKATADAGSLTPRERRLVKLALAIGASSEGAVHSHTRRGVAESIAAADLHQVALLAIGPLGLPRAVAAGTWISDVTSDK; translated from the coding sequence ATGAGCCGTGAAAAGGATAGGGATCTTCCAAGTGCGGCGGGTGATCTGGCAAAGCAGCATCCTGCGATCTGGGCCGCCTATGCGGACCTGGGGAAAGCGACTGCCGATGCCGGCAGCCTGACGCCACGCGAACGCCGCCTTGTCAAACTGGCGCTCGCCATCGGCGCATCTTCTGAAGGAGCGGTGCATTCGCACACCCGTAGGGGTGTGGCCGAAAGCATCGCGGCGGCGGACCTGCATCAGGTCGCGCTGTTGGCAATCGGCCCACTCGGACTGCCTCGCGCAGTCGCTGCCGGAACCTGGATTTCCGATGTGACCTCTGACAAATAG
- a CDS encoding IS3 family transposase (programmed frameshift): MALEALRGDKTAQEIAAKHKVHPTQVTTWKRQAVDGLTGVFSDKARKAEDSEAEVKELHAKIGKLAVETDFLSQGLKPMSPTERKGLINRDHTDLSLTKQCKLLRISRSSLYYTPVGIGAGTLELMHEIDRVFTRYPFFGSRQIAACLPRNGFRAGRHRVRRLIGIMSLQAIYKGPDTSRKRPQHPIYPYLLRKLPITRPNRVWCSDITDTPVRRGVLYLVAIMDWATRKVLAWRLSNTLDASFCVEALKEAIAKYGKPEIMNTDQGSQFTGTSWITALTDAKVKISMDGRERHLDTIFIERLWRSLKQEAVYLHELQDGFQAKCIIDNRIGSYNTEPPHTALDKRAPDDAYFDQERNQKAA; this comes from the exons GTGGCGCTTGAGGCGCTGCGTGGTGACAAGACCGCGCAGGAGATTGCAGCCAAGCACAAGGTTCACCCGACGCAGGTGACGACGTGGAAACGACAGGCGGTTGATGGCCTGACCGGCGTATTTTCCGACAAGGCCAGGAAAGCGGAAGACAGCGAGGCCGAAGTGAAAGAGCTGCATGCGAAGATCGGGAAGTTGGCGGTAGAGACCGATTTTTTGTCACAAGGGCTGAAGC CGATGAGCCCGACCGAACGCAAGGGACTGATCAACCGGGATCACACGGATCTGAGCCTGACCAAGCAGTGCAAGCTGCTGAGGATCAGCCGATCATCGCTATATTACACGCCGGTCGGGATAGGTGCCGGGACGCTGGAGTTGATGCATGAGATTGATCGAGTATTCACCAGATATCCGTTCTTTGGCAGTCGCCAGATCGCGGCCTGCTTGCCGAGAAACGGGTTCCGCGCTGGCCGCCATCGCGTCCGCCGCCTGATCGGCATCATGAGCCTGCAGGCGATCTACAAGGGCCCCGACACCAGCAGGAAACGCCCCCAGCACCCGATCTATCCTTACCTGCTGAGGAAGCTGCCGATCACACGCCCGAACCGCGTCTGGTGTAGCGATATTACAGACACCCCGGTGCGGCGCGGGGTCCTCTATCTTGTGGCGATTATGGATTGGGCGACACGGAAAGTGTTGGCGTGGCGGCTGTCGAACACGCTGGATGCCAGCTTTTGCGTCGAAGCTTTGAAAGAGGCCATCGCCAAATATGGCAAGCCCGAGATCATGAACACCGATCAAGGATCGCAGTTCACCGGGACGTCCTGGATCACCGCCCTGACCGACGCAAAGGTCAAGATATCCATGGACGGTCGGGAACGCCATCTCGACACTATCTTTATCGAACGCTTGTGGCGGTCACTGAAACAGGAGGCCGTCTATCTGCACGAATTGCAGGATGGTTTCCAAGCCAAATGCATCATCGACAACCGGATCGGATCCTACAACACTGAGCCGCCCCACACCGCCCTTGATAAGCGAGCGCCCGACGACGCATACTTCGATCAGGAACGAAACCAAAAGGCGGCATGA
- a CDS encoding LysE family translocator → MRGSLPRSPTRPLLRIAGRTSSFRQGLFVNLLNPKAVLFYLAFLPQFVVAGAGAEELQIAFHGCLVIALAVLIYVPVIVLTDHIGKRGKVSSISETILERLMGLTLVGLGMKVATSS, encoded by the coding sequence ATGCGTGGCTCCCTTCCAAGATCTCCGACAAGACCACTATTGAGAATAGCGGGACGAACAAGCAGTTTCCGCCAAGGGCTATTCGTCAATCTGTTAAATCCCAAAGCAGTTTTGTTCTATCTCGCTTTCCTGCCCCAATTCGTCGTGGCCGGGGCTGGCGCGGAGGAACTTCAGATCGCATTTCATGGATGTCTGGTTATAGCACTTGCAGTGTTGATCTATGTTCCTGTGATTGTATTGACAGATCACATCGGAAAACGTGGGAAAGTAAGCTCGATCTCAGAAACCATACTAGAGCGCTTGATGGGGCTCACTTTAGTTGGTTTAGGCATGAAGGTCGCAACATCAAGCTAG
- a CDS encoding IS630 family transposase, with protein MRGRASVAISLSDEERGFLEAQLRRHKAARSLSDRCRIVLRCADGLTSKEIAAELGHSEHTVGKWRRRFAEQRIEGLSDEYRAGRPRTISDEQVADVIKRTLETTPKDATHWSIRSMAEEIGLSHTTIRRIWNAFGLQPHRAETFKLSTDPLFVDKVQDVVGLYMSPPNRAIVLCVDEKSQIQALDREQPVLPMAPGVAERRTHTYTRNGTTSLFAALDIATGAVIGKCYKRHRATEFLDFLKELDRRIPKGRDVHIVMDNYATHKTPGVKAWLARRPHWHVHFTPTSASWLNQVERWFAELTRKQIQRGVHRSVAELEADIAAFIDAHNENPKPYKWVKSADEILASVKRFCQKTLAGTSDSGD; from the coding sequence ATGCGGGGTCGGGCATCTGTTGCGATTTCACTCAGCGATGAGGAGCGCGGTTTTCTGGAAGCGCAGTTGCGCAGGCACAAGGCGGCGCGGTCGCTGTCCGACAGGTGCCGGATCGTGTTGAGGTGCGCTGACGGCCTGACCAGCAAGGAGATCGCCGCCGAACTCGGCCATTCCGAGCATACGGTCGGCAAGTGGCGGCGGCGGTTTGCCGAGCAGCGCATCGAAGGCCTTTCTGACGAGTATCGCGCGGGCCGCCCACGAACGATCTCGGACGAACAGGTTGCCGATGTGATCAAACGAACGCTGGAAACCACGCCAAAGGATGCAACCCATTGGTCGATCCGGTCGATGGCCGAAGAAATCGGCCTGTCACACACCACGATTCGCCGCATCTGGAACGCCTTTGGGCTGCAGCCGCACCGCGCTGAAACCTTCAAGCTGTCCACCGACCCGCTGTTCGTGGACAAGGTGCAGGACGTGGTCGGCCTCTACATGTCGCCGCCGAACCGGGCTATCGTATTGTGTGTAGATGAAAAATCCCAGATTCAGGCGCTGGATCGCGAACAGCCGGTGTTGCCCATGGCCCCCGGCGTGGCCGAGCGGAGAACCCATACCTACACCCGAAACGGCACGACATCGTTGTTTGCCGCCCTCGACATTGCCACCGGAGCGGTGATCGGGAAGTGCTACAAACGCCACCGCGCGACGGAGTTCCTCGACTTCCTCAAGGAACTCGACCGCAGGATACCCAAGGGGCGGGACGTGCATATCGTCATGGATAACTACGCCACCCACAAGACGCCGGGGGTCAAGGCATGGCTGGCGCGCCGCCCGCACTGGCATGTGCATTTCACACCGACATCGGCAAGCTGGCTGAACCAGGTCGAACGCTGGTTTGCCGAGTTAACCCGCAAACAAATCCAGCGCGGCGTTCACCGCTCTGTCGCGGAACTCGAAGCCGATATCGCCGCATTTATCGATGCCCACAACGAGAACCCCAAGCCCTACAAATGGGTCAAGTCCGCCGACGAAATCCTAGCCTCCGTCAAAAGGTTCTGTCAGAAAACACTGGCAGGAACTTCAGATTCAGGTGACTAG
- a CDS encoding M15 family metallopeptidase, with protein MATTLSAVFVLGATEARACEPRDFLALPVPAAGTEVDALALSYPGLRVAPDGDAVSIDSEAWLPLGERQADPARRLVAATIRDSFAVAYPLRFDFEARRAPEADPGRARSSDLLGALYGSTEAQVRARVVRVVEPRLAGVAFTVTAAQGVDCQLAAALDAIAADAATVAPFFQDAAGGFLWRRVAGTERLSAHAYGIAIDLNADLGGYWRWTGAAEGRVGAYHNRIPEALVREMERRGFIWGGKWHHFDGMHFEYRPEIILHARMNAN; from the coding sequence TTGGCGACAACGCTTTCCGCCGTGTTCGTGCTCGGCGCGACGGAGGCCCGGGCCTGCGAGCCGCGCGATTTCCTTGCCCTGCCCGTGCCCGCCGCGGGCACGGAGGTCGACGCCCTTGCCCTCTCCTATCCGGGGCTGAGGGTCGCGCCGGATGGGGACGCGGTGTCGATCGACAGTGAGGCTTGGCTGCCGCTGGGCGAGCGCCAGGCCGACCCCGCGCGGCGGCTTGTGGCGGCAACGATCCGCGACAGCTTCGCGGTGGCCTACCCGCTCCGCTTCGACTTCGAGGCCCGGCGCGCGCCCGAGGCCGACCCGGGACGCGCACGCAGCTCCGACCTTCTGGGTGCCCTCTACGGGAGCACGGAGGCGCAGGTCCGCGCCCGCGTGGTCCGCGTGGTCGAGCCGCGCCTCGCCGGTGTGGCCTTCACCGTCACCGCCGCGCAGGGAGTCGACTGCCAGCTCGCCGCCGCCCTCGACGCGATCGCGGCTGACGCCGCCACGGTGGCGCCCTTCTTCCAGGACGCGGCCGGCGGTTTCCTCTGGCGCCGCGTCGCCGGAACCGAACGGTTAAGCGCACACGCCTACGGCATCGCCATTGACCTCAATGCCGACCTCGGCGGCTACTGGCGCTGGACGGGCGCGGCCGAGGGGCGCGTCGGTGCCTACCACAACCGCATCCCCGAAGCCCTGGTCCGCGAGATGGAGCGTCGTGGCTTCATCTGGGGCGGCAAGTGGCACCACTTCGACGGGATGCACTTCGAGTACCGCCCCGAGATTATTCTTCACGCCCGCATGAACGCCAATTGA
- a CDS encoding TIGR02300 family protein, giving the protein MPKEEWGVKRLCPTTGQRFYDLNKDPIVSPYTGEVVELNIGKSRSIKADAEDAETKKMKEANTDDDAVLDDDDDVDVDLGDDVLEDEDDDEDVSLDEIADVASDDDDN; this is encoded by the coding sequence ATGCCCAAGGAAGAATGGGGCGTCAAGCGCCTGTGCCCGACGACCGGCCAGCGCTTCTACGACCTGAACAAGGACCCGATCGTCAGCCCGTATACCGGCGAAGTGGTCGAGCTGAACATCGGCAAGAGCCGCTCGATCAAGGCCGATGCCGAGGATGCCGAGACCAAGAAGATGAAAGAGGCCAACACCGACGATGACGCGGTGCTGGACGATGATGATGACGTCGACGTGGATCTGGGCGACGACGTGCTGGAGGACGAGGACGACGACGAGGATGTCTCGCTCGACGAGATCGCCGACGTTGCTTCGGACGACGACGACAATTGA
- a CDS encoding M48 family metallopeptidase — protein sequence MGQHILPGNPPIAVTLRRSAQARRISLRVSALDGRVTLTLPKGLPEREALDFARSKQDWLAGHLADRAPEVTLAPGASLPVEGRMLRLEAGIGRRVTSSGDTLLVPGGNPARLQAWLKTLARDRLASASDRYAAALGRPYARITLRDTRSRWGSCSSTAGLSYSWRLIMAPPEVLEYVAAHEVAHLEQMNHSSAFWAIVARLMPDYQTHRDWLRRSGTALHRYRFD from the coding sequence ATGGGCCAGCATATTCTTCCCGGCAACCCCCCTATCGCAGTTACGCTGCGCCGTTCGGCGCAGGCGCGGCGGATTTCCTTGCGCGTGTCGGCGCTGGATGGGCGTGTCACGCTGACCCTGCCCAAGGGTCTGCCCGAGCGTGAGGCGCTGGATTTCGCCCGCTCGAAACAGGATTGGCTGGCCGGGCATCTGGCGGATCGCGCGCCCGAAGTGACCCTGGCGCCGGGCGCCTCCCTGCCGGTCGAAGGGCGCATGCTGCGGCTGGAGGCGGGCATTGGGCGGCGGGTGACGTCATCGGGCGATACCCTGCTGGTGCCGGGCGGCAATCCCGCGCGCTTGCAGGCGTGGCTGAAAACGCTGGCGCGCGATCGGCTGGCGTCAGCGTCGGATCGCTATGCGGCTGCGCTGGGGCGTCCCTATGCGCGCATCACGCTGCGCGATACACGCTCGCGCTGGGGGTCGTGTTCGTCGACTGCCGGGCTTAGCTATTCGTGGCGGCTGATCATGGCGCCGCCCGAGGTGCTGGAATATGTCGCCGCGCATGAGGTCGCGCATCTGGAGCAGATGAATCACTCATCCGCCTTCTGGGCCATCGTCGCGCGCCTGATGCCCGACTATCAGACACATCGCGACTGGCTGCGCCGCAGCGGAACGGCGCTGCACCGCTACCGCTTTGATTGA
- a CDS encoding GntR family transcriptional regulator — MLMNPRPDPTPAAHDRVYRGLRSRIMYGQMAPGESLTLRGVGKNYDVSMTPAREALRRLVAEGALTLSSSGRVSTPELSNDRIEELAALRSLLEVELASRALPRAHIALIDRLTTINAAIAEDIARQDAVAYIRRNLEFHRTLYLRAQAPAMLAMAETVWLQLGPTMRKLYGKLRQKEPPPYHRIIISALKAGDEPTLRLAVRSDVTQGLRMLTT; from the coding sequence ATGTTGATGAACCCCCGGCCCGATCCGACACCTGCCGCGCATGACCGCGTTTATCGCGGGCTACGCAGCCGAATCATGTACGGCCAGATGGCCCCGGGCGAATCACTGACGCTGCGCGGCGTGGGCAAGAACTACGACGTGTCTATGACCCCCGCGCGCGAGGCATTGCGCAGGCTGGTGGCCGAAGGCGCGCTGACGCTGAGCAGTTCGGGCCGCGTTTCCACCCCGGAGCTGAGCAATGACCGGATCGAGGAATTGGCCGCCCTGCGGTCCCTGCTGGAGGTCGAACTGGCCAGCCGCGCCCTGCCCCGCGCGCATATCGCGCTGATCGACCGGCTGACCACGATCAACGCCGCGATTGCCGAGGATATCGCGCGTCAGGACGCCGTGGCCTATATCCGCCGCAATCTGGAGTTTCACCGCACGCTATACCTGCGCGCGCAGGCGCCCGCGATGCTGGCCATGGCCGAAACGGTATGGCTGCAACTGGGCCCGACCATGCGCAAGCTGTACGGCAAACTGCGCCAGAAAGAACCGCCCCCCTATCACCGCATCATCATCAGCGCGCTCAAGGCCGGGGACGAACCGACGCTGCGCCTTGCCGTGCGGTCGGACGTCACCCAAGGGCTGCGGATGCTGACAACCTAG
- a CDS encoding acetyl-CoA carboxylase carboxyltransferase subunit alpha has protein sequence MTHYLDFEKPLAEIEGKAEELRAMARAGEGVDVEEEAAALDKKAATMLRDLYRDLTPWRKCQVARHPERPHCRDYIRALFTEYTPLAGDRNFADDHAVMGGLARLNDRPVMVIGHEKGSDTKSRIERNFGMARPEGYRKAIRLMEMADKFGLPVITLVDTPGAYPGKGAEERGQSEAIARSTETCLQIGVPLISAVIGEGGSGGAVAFASANRVAMLEHSVYSVISPEGCASILWKDAEKMREAAEALRLTAQDLIKLGVADRIIDEPMGGAHRSAGRAMENVGKALGEMLKELDGKSPKALIADRRQKFLDMGSKGLAA, from the coding sequence ATGACCCATTACCTCGACTTTGAAAAACCCCTCGCCGAGATCGAGGGCAAGGCCGAAGAGCTGCGCGCGATGGCCCGCGCCGGCGAAGGCGTGGATGTCGAAGAAGAGGCTGCCGCCCTGGACAAGAAGGCCGCGACCATGCTGCGTGATCTCTACAGGGATCTGACGCCGTGGCGCAAATGCCAGGTGGCCCGCCACCCCGAGCGGCCTCATTGCCGCGACTATATCAGGGCGCTGTTTACCGAATATACGCCGCTGGCCGGCGACCGGAACTTTGCCGACGATCACGCCGTCATGGGCGGGCTTGCGCGGCTGAACGACCGCCCGGTCATGGTCATCGGCCATGAGAAGGGCAGCGACACCAAATCCCGCATCGAGCGCAATTTCGGCATGGCCCGCCCCGAAGGCTACCGCAAGGCGATCCGCCTGATGGAAATGGCCGATAAATTCGGCCTGCCCGTCATCACGCTGGTCGACACCCCCGGCGCCTATCCCGGCAAGGGCGCCGAAGAGCGCGGTCAGTCCGAGGCGATCGCACGTTCGACCGAAACCTGCCTGCAAATCGGCGTGCCACTGATCAGCGCCGTGATCGGCGAGGGCGGATCAGGCGGCGCGGTTGCCTTTGCCAGCGCCAACCGCGTGGCGATGCTGGAACATTCGGTATATTCGGTGATCTCGCCCGAGGGCTGCGCGTCGATCCTGTGGAAGGATGCTGAGAAAATGCGCGAGGCCGCCGAGGCGCTACGCCTGACCGCGCAGGATCTGATCAAGCTGGGCGTCGCCGACCGCATTATTGACGAACCGATGGGCGGTGCGCATCGCTCTGCGGGCAGGGCGATGGAAAATGTCGGCAAGGCGCTGGGCGAAATGCTCAAGGAACTGGACGGCAAAAGCCCCAAGGCGCTGATCGCAGACCGCCGCCAGAAATTCCTGGACATGGGCAGCAAGGGTCTGGCCGCCTAA
- a CDS encoding LysE family translocator: MTPEIFFALVAFCFVGVITPGPNNLMLMASGANFGFRRTVPHMFGVGLGMPVLVTLVGVGVIRVFEAFPIVQTVLTVLSVVYLLYLAWKIAHAAPPARAAADQTGKPLTFLQAAAFQWVNPKAWFMALSAITLYAGGREPSAILWVAGAYCAVSTISTTSWTALGQQMRRLLSTPVRLRIFNWTMAVLLVATMIPVLWPA, encoded by the coding sequence ATGACACCTGAGATATTCTTTGCGCTGGTCGCCTTTTGCTTTGTCGGGGTTATCACCCCCGGTCCGAACAACCTGATGCTGATGGCATCGGGCGCCAATTTCGGCTTTCGCCGGACGGTGCCCCATATGTTTGGTGTCGGGCTGGGTATGCCCGTGCTGGTCACACTGGTCGGCGTCGGCGTGATCCGCGTGTTCGAGGCGTTTCCCATCGTGCAGACCGTTCTGACGGTGCTGAGCGTCGTCTATCTGCTGTATCTGGCGTGGAAGATCGCCCACGCCGCGCCGCCCGCGCGCGCCGCCGCCGACCAGACCGGCAAGCCGCTGACATTTCTTCAGGCCGCGGCGTTCCAGTGGGTTAACCCCAAGGCGTGGTTCATGGCGCTGTCAGCGATCACGCTTTATGCCGGCGGGCGCGAACCGTCGGCGATCCTGTGGGTGGCGGGCGCCTATTGCGCGGTGTCGACCATCAGCACCACCAGCTGGACCGCGCTGGGCCAGCAGATGCGCAGACTGCTCAGCACGCCGGTGCGGTTGCGCATTTTCAACTGGACGATGGCGGTGCTTCTGGTCGCGACCATGATCCCTGTGCTATGGCCCGCCTGA
- the zapE gene encoding cell division protein ZapE — protein sequence MKTMPDIYADMVAAGTLTADPAQEAVLPELERIRVALEAAQPKGWFRKSPDSPKGLYMWGGVGRGKSMLMDMFAASLDVPNRRVHFHAFMQEIHSGIHAARQKGAQDAVAPVATKVAEDVRLLAFDEMQITDITDAMIVGRLFQALFDAGVVVITTSNRVPDDLYKDGLNRQLFLPFIDLLKQNMVVHHLTSPTDYRQDRIAGNPTYFTPVDFTAREKIEDIWQGLTHGQAQPHTLTVQKRQLEIPAFHNGVARATFYHLCGRMLGPADYLALAEAARVLVLEEIPLLSRQNFNEAKRFVTLIDALYEARVQLICSAAAKPEFLYVEGEGTFEFERTASRLREMQSDGWGQA from the coding sequence ATGAAAACAATGCCAGACATCTACGCTGATATGGTTGCCGCCGGTACGTTGACCGCCGATCCCGCGCAGGAGGCCGTCCTGCCCGAGCTCGAGCGGATTCGCGTCGCGCTGGAGGCCGCGCAGCCCAAGGGATGGTTTCGCAAGTCACCGGACTCGCCCAAGGGGCTGTACATGTGGGGCGGCGTCGGGCGCGGCAAATCCATGCTGATGGACATGTTCGCCGCCTCGCTGGACGTGCCCAATCGTCGCGTGCATTTTCATGCCTTCATGCAGGAAATCCACTCGGGCATCCACGCCGCACGGCAAAAGGGCGCGCAGGATGCCGTCGCGCCGGTGGCCACGAAGGTGGCCGAGGATGTGCGCCTGCTGGCCTTTGATGAGATGCAGATTACCGACATCACCGATGCGATGATCGTCGGGCGCCTGTTTCAGGCGCTGTTCGATGCCGGAGTGGTGGTCATCACGACGTCCAACAGGGTGCCGGACGATCTGTACAAGGACGGGCTGAACCGGCAGCTGTTCCTGCCGTTCATCGATTTGCTGAAGCAGAACATGGTCGTGCATCACCTGACCTCGCCCACCGACTACCGGCAGGATCGCATCGCCGGCAACCCGACCTATTTCACCCCGGTTGACTTCACGGCCCGCGAGAAAATCGAAGATATCTGGCAGGGCCTGACCCACGGACAGGCGCAGCCCCATACCCTGACCGTGCAAAAGCGCCAGCTGGAAATCCCCGCCTTTCACAATGGCGTGGCGCGCGCGACGTTTTATCACCTGTGCGGGCGGATGCTGGGCCCTGCCGACTATCTGGCACTGGCAGAGGCCGCGCGCGTGCTGGTGCTGGAGGAGATTCCGCTGCTCAGCCGTCAGAACTTTAACGAGGCGAAACGGTTCGTCACCCTGATCGACGCGCTATACGAGGCACGCGTGCAACTGATTTGCAGCGCCGCCGCAAAGCCCGAATTCCTGTATGTCGAGGGCGAAGGCACCTTTGAATTCGAACGCACGGCCAGCCGCCTGCGCGAAATGCAGTCGGACGGATGGGGCCAGGCCTGA
- the clpS gene encoding ATP-dependent Clp protease adapter ClpS — protein sequence MTLHPWTLTDNDDDDSDASVALATRPKTKRPPLYKVLLLNDDYTPMEFVIAVLERFFNMTSAQSFEIMLTVHKKGVAVVGVFSHEIAETKVAQVMDFARRHQHPLQCTMERE from the coding sequence ATGACCCTTCACCCGTGGACATTGACCGATAACGACGACGACGATTCCGACGCGTCGGTCGCGCTTGCCACACGGCCCAAGACCAAGCGGCCGCCGCTGTACAAGGTGCTGCTGCTGAACGACGATTACACCCCGATGGAGTTTGTCATCGCCGTGCTGGAACGGTTTTTCAACATGACCAGTGCGCAATCTTTCGAGATCATGCTGACCGTCCACAAAAAGGGCGTTGCCGTCGTCGGCGTGTTCAGCCACGAGATCGCAGAAACCAAGGTGGCACAGGTCATGGACTTTGCCCGCCGGCATCAACATCCGCTGCAATGCACGATGGAACGGGAATAG
- a CDS encoding methyltransferase: MTGIRLSLALEGGLTLPASARIAVFAPTPDSDLSPLPADMCHVITGNKPARDHFAALGYACNTAPEGRYGVALICLPRAKDQARALLADAASVTDGPIIVDGLKTDGIESALKACRARTTCHGPINKAHGKLFWMDPAPQMDDWHQGPPQDIGEGFVTAPGVFSADGIDPASRALADNLPEKLGAHVIDLGAGWGYLARRALERDTIKHIDLIEADHAALACARLNVTDTRAHLHWEDALRWRPDTGADTVLMNPPFHTGRSADPALGRAFIAAAAEMLKPSGQLWMVANRHLPYERTLAIHFADVAEAPGGNTRFKLLHARRPLRKPR, translated from the coding sequence GTGACAGGTATCCGCTTATCTCTGGCGCTGGAGGGTGGTCTGACCCTTCCGGCCTCTGCACGAATCGCCGTATTCGCCCCGACGCCGGACAGCGATCTGTCGCCGCTGCCTGCCGATATGTGCCACGTCATCACCGGCAATAAACCGGCGCGCGATCACTTTGCCGCACTCGGCTATGCCTGCAATACCGCGCCGGAGGGGCGCTATGGTGTCGCGCTGATCTGCCTGCCCCGCGCCAAGGACCAGGCCCGCGCCCTGCTCGCCGACGCGGCAAGCGTCACGGACGGGCCTATCATCGTGGACGGGCTGAAAACCGACGGCATCGAATCGGCGCTCAAGGCCTGCCGCGCGCGCACCACCTGCCACGGCCCGATCAACAAGGCCCACGGCAAGCTGTTCTGGATGGACCCCGCGCCCCAGATGGACGATTGGCACCAAGGCCCGCCGCAGGACATCGGCGAGGGGTTCGTCACCGCGCCCGGCGTGTTTTCCGCGGACGGAATCGACCCGGCCTCGCGCGCGCTGGCCGATAATCTACCCGAAAAACTGGGCGCGCATGTGATTGATCTGGGCGCCGGCTGGGGCTACCTGGCGCGCCGCGCGCTGGAGCGCGACACGATCAAGCACATCGACCTGATCGAGGCGGACCATGCCGCGCTGGCCTGCGCCCGCCTGAACGTGACCGACACCCGCGCGCACCTCCATTGGGAGGACGCGCTGCGCTGGCGCCCCGACACCGGCGCCGATACCGTGCTGATGAACCCACCGTTCCACACCGGGCGCAGCGCCGATCCGGCACTGGGGCGCGCCTTCATTGCCGCCGCTGCCGAAATGCTGAAACCCTCCGGCCAGCTCTGGATGGTCGCCAACCGCCACCTGCCTTACGAACGGACGCTGGCGATCCACTTTGCCGACGTGGCCGAGGCGCCCGGCGGCAATACCCGTTTCAAACTGCTGCACGCGCGGCGGCCCCTGCGCAAGCCGCGCTAG